Proteins encoded by one window of Salvia splendens isolate huo1 chromosome 5, SspV2, whole genome shotgun sequence:
- the LOC121802324 gene encoding protein MKS1-like has translation MNLPEFFSDAASGTNRPSPRKEVQLQGPRPTALKVNKDSLKIRKPPIAPPPHHHFPPPPPPPPAENRQPIIIYAVPPKVIHTTVNDYKSLVQRLTGNATTSSSSPSPYAGGALSPAARLASLEKTTSPKERDPSASASADAGNFAVGDFVGDANVEMGAVPGILSPAPGSLPTISPGFFLPSPGCFPAISPGILSPANWDPFNMFIPSPSTLFTAPMVSPSPSSCDLFNPFFDF, from the coding sequence ATGAACCTCCCGGAGTTCTTCTCCGACGCCGCCTCCGGCACCAACCGCCCTTCCCCAAGAAAGGAGGTCCAGCTGCAGGGCCCACGCCCCACCGCCCTCAAAGTCAACAAAGACTCCCTCAAAATCCGAAAGCCCCCAATCGCGCCGCCGCCCCACCACCATTTtcccccgccgccgccgccgccgccggcggAAAATCGCCAGCCCATCATCATCTACGCCGTCCCCCCCAAAGTCATCCACACCACCGTCAACGACTACAAAAGTCTCGTACAGCGCCTCACCGGCAACGCCAcaacctcctcctcctccccctctCCCTACGCCGGTGGGGCCCTCTCTCCCGCTGCCAGGCTGGCATCTCTAGAGAAAACCACCTCTCCCAAAGAGAGAGAtccctccgcctccgcctccgccgacGCCGGAAATTTCGCCGTCGGCGATTTCGTCGGAGACGCCAACGTGGAGATGGGGGCGGTTCCCGGAATCCTTTCCCCGGCGCCGGGGAGTTTGCCGACGATTTCTCCGGGATTCTTTCTACCGTCGCCGGGGTGTTTTCCGGCGATTTCGCCGGGGATATTATCGCCGGCGAATTGGGATCCGTTCAATATGTTTATTCCGAGCCCGTCAACGCTCTTCACGGCGCCGATGGTGTCGCCGTCGCCGTCTTCTTGCGATTTGTTCAATCCATTCTTTGACTTTTAG